CGACTTTCATTGGCCCGGCGTAACCACGATGCGGTCTTAAGGGTTGTCAAGCCCGGTGACGAGCACCGAGTGCCCGCAGTCCCGAAACCGACCACTGCGACAGTAAATCGGCAACAATATCCGCTAAATGCCCCGCTGAGTACGTGAGAAATCGGTTTTACACTGGGTCAGAGGCACCCCTCTTCGTATCCACTCGCACGGCTTCAGAATCGTTTGTAAAATGTCTAAGTATCTCTCGAACCGTCGTAAAACGATGATTTTTCGTTGATTTGGGCTGAAAGTGGCCGAATAGAGTCGAAGGTTCCTTCCTTTATATACTCGTCCCGTAACAAGAGGGGAGTGAGGTGACAAAGATGAGCGCGACAGTTTCCCCCTCCACGAAAGAAGAGCCGTCGAAAGAAGAACGTCTGAAGTCCTTCCTCACCGAGAAGGCGGCAGACGGTGAGATGTACTTCAAGAGCAAGTTCATCGCGGACGAAGTCGGCCTCTCCCCGAAAGAAATCGGTGCGCTGATGGTCAAGCTGAAAGACAGCGCGACCGAGATCGAAGTCGAGAAGTGGTCGTACACGAGCGCGACCACCTGGCGGATCGAACCCGCGTAACCGCCCGAGCGGTCCCCTCCATCTGCAGTTTCTCGCGCTTTCCGACCCGCCCAGCCGCCGGGCCGCTCGGAGCCGGGCGAGACACCACGGGCTTCGGTGCCGGCGTCGACGAGATAGCCGACCTTACCCGGGTAGCGGATTCCTTCGCCCCGGTATGGGCGACAGTATATTAGTAGCCGGCACACATATGCGGTGACGATGAGTCGCCCTGCCGACGACCCGCCCTCCCCTACCGAGTTCTCGGACCTGTTTTTCGTCACAGCCGTCCGTCGCGACGGTGAGACGGTTCGGTACGTCGGCGACTCGCTGGTCCCGCCGGACACCCTCGTCGACGAGCTCGGACCGATGTTCCGCGAGCGAGGGTACGCGGTCGCACTGCAGCGGCGAACGGACGTGACCGGACCGACGGACGGCGGGTCGGCGACCGTCGCTCCCGCGACAGGACGGACGGCCCCGTACGAGCTCGTCGCGGAACCCGCCGAGACGACTACAGGCGGCGTGCCCTGGCTGAACGTCGTGCTGTTGCTCGTGACCATCGCCTCGACGCTGTACGTGGGGGCGAGCCGGTGGTACTACATCCCGGTCTTCGAACAGCCCTGGCGCGTGTTCGAGGCCTGGCCGTTCGTCGTCGCGATGCTCGGGGTGCTGGGCATCCACGAGCTGGGCCACTACGTCGCTGCCCGCTACCACGGCGTCGACGTGACGCTGCCCTACTTCATCCCGTTCCCGTCGCTGCTGGGGACGATGGGGGCAGTCATCAACATCCGCGGCCGGATTCCCGACCGGAAAGTGCTTTTCGACATCGGCGTCGCCGGTCCGCTCGCCGGACTCGTTGCCACGGCGGTGGTGACCGTCATCGGGCTCTCGCTCGACCCCATCACCGTCCCGGAGCGGGTGGCCGACGGCGGCGGGGGGTACGTCATCACCTTCCAGGACCCGCTGTTGCTGCAAGTCCTCGAATACCTGGTGCGGACGGCGGGCCTCGGCTCGGAGTACGGGCCGGGAACGGCCGTCCACCCCATCGTCTTCGCCGGTTGGGCGGGGATGTTCTTCACCTTCCTGAACCTGCTGCCGGTCGGCCAGCTCGACGGCGGCCACATCGTCCGCGCGATACTGGGCCGCCGCCAGGAGACGGTCGCCGCAGCGGTCCCCGGCGGCCTGTTCGCGCTGGCGGGCTTCCTCTATTTCACCCGGGACCCGCCGCCGGTCGGCTTCGGTGTCTGGACGCTCTGGGTGTTCTGGGGCCTGTTCGCGACCGGGCTGGCGTACGCCGGGCCGGCCAGTCCGACGGTCGACGACGCGCTCGACCGCCGGCGGGTCGCCCTCGGCGTGGCAACCTTCGCGCTGGGCCTGGCCTGCTTCACGCCGGTCCCGTTCGAGATCGTCGCAGCCTGAACCGGACTGTCGGACGCGTCGGTCCTAATGAGAGTAGCCGCGGTCCGGGAGCGGTTCGCCGTCGAGGGTCACGCCGGACTCGGTGACCCGGCCGATGTGATGGAGCGGACAGGGGACCGCCTCGCGTGCGGCCGCGAGGTCTGCCTCGGGAACCGTACAGACGAGCTCGAAGTCCTCGCCGACGAAGAGGCCCAGCTCCCGGCGTTCCTCGTCGCTGTCGGCCACATCGTCGACCCGTTCGTCGATGGGAAGCGGTGACTCGACGGCGGCGCCACAGTCGCTCGCCGCCGTCAGCTGGTGGAGCGAGCGGGCCAGCCCGTCGCTGGAGTCGAGCATGGCCGTCGCGTAGGGCCGAAGCGCGACTCCGGCGGCGACCCGCGGCTCGAACCGGAACAGGTCGTTGGCCCGCTCGACGTCGCCCTGCTCGAACAGGTCGAGCGCAACGCCCGTCCGGCCCAGCGTCCCGGTGACACAGACCGCGTCGCCGGGGGTCGCCCCCGAACGCAGGACTGGGTCCTCGACGTCGCCCAGTGCCGTCGTCGCGACGGTGAACTCGTCGTGCCCGTCGAGGTCGCCGCCGACGTACTCCGCCCCGACGGCCGTACAGACGTCGCTCGCGCCGTCGACGAACGACAGGAGGTCCTCGGCGTCGAACTCGGGGACGCCGTAGACGGCCACCGCGGCCGTCGCCTGGGCACCCATCGCCGCCACGTCCGAGAGCGACGCGCCGACGGCCCGCCAGCCAGCCGTATAGCGGGTCGTCCCGTCGGGGAAATCCGTCCGGTCGTGGAGCATGTCCGTCGTGATGACCTGGCCGTCGACGACGGCACAGTCGTCGCCGGCCGCCAGCAACCGGTCGCCGATGAGCGCGAGTGCGGCCTGTTCGTCCATACCGGGCAGTCGCGGCCGGTGGGCAAAACGGTCGGGGATTGCGGTGCCTTCTTGACACCGACGCGCGACCGCACGGACATGGACGAGAGCGGGTGGGCGACGGTGCTGGGCTTCGCTGGCACGCTGGTCGTACTCTCGGCGCTGGTGCTGGTCGTCGGCATCGACGACACCGTCAGCGCGCTCACCCGTGCCGACCCGACGGCGCTGGTCCTCGTGCTGGGCATCGCGGTCGTCTGGCTCACCTCGTGGGGCCTCGCACTGTGGACGATACTCCGCGCGCTGAACGCCCCCATCCCGGTCTCCACGGCAGTGCTGCTGTTCGCGGGCGCGGTCTTCTCGAACAACATCACGCCGTTCGGGCAGGCGGGCGGCGAGCCGCTGAGCGCCCTGCTCATCTCGACGGCCGCCGACAGCGAGTACGAGACCGGTCTGGCGGCCATCGCCAGCGTCGACACCGTCCACTTCGTCCCGTCGGTGGGCTACGCTATCATCGGGTTCACCTTCGTGGCGGCGGGCGCAGTGCGACTTGGGCGGAACCTCCTCTTCGCCGCCGGTGCCGTGGCTGCCCTGGCTATCGGGCTCCCCGTCGCGGCGTATCTGGGCTGGCGGTACCGCTACGAACTAGAGACAGCGGTGGTCAGTCTGTTCACGCCCGTCATCAGGCTCCTCGGCCGCATCGCCCCGCGGCGGTCGCCGCCGACCCCCCGGATGATAGAGAACCGGATCGAGAGCTTCTTTGCCGCCATCGACCGCGTCGCGGCCGACCGCCGAACGCTGGTCCAGACGCTCGGCTTCTCGGCGTTCGGGTGGGCCTGTCTGGCCGCCTCGCTGTGGACGTCGCTGTACGCCGTCGGCTTCACCGTACCGCCGTCGACGGTGCTGCTCGTCGTCCCGGTCGGGAGCATCGCCAGTCTGGCGCCGCTCCCCGGCGGTTCGGGCGCTATCGAGGCCGTTCTCGTGACGCTCCTGGTCTCGACGGCGCCGGTGCCGGCGGCGGCGGCCACCTCCGCGGTGCTCATCCACCGCAGCGCGACCTTCCTGCTCCCGACGCTGGTCGGCAGCGGCGTCGCGACGATGCTCGGCATCGACCGGGCCGTGGAGCTGAACCAGGACGACGACTGAACCGGCCGGACCCCCGCGACGGGCCACGTGAACGGTTCACTCCCCGGCACAGGGAACGATGCGCTTAAATGACGGCGACGGAAAGAAAACGGCAATGACGACACTCTACGACGTCCCCGCCGAGGACCTCATCGAGGCGCTCACGGAGACGCTCGCCGAGGAGGACGACATCGAAGCACCGGAGTGGGCCGCGTTCACCAAGACCGGCGTCGACAAGGAACTGCCGCCGGAACAGGAGGACTTCTGGCAGCGACGCGCCGCCAGCCTGCTCCGGAAGGTCGCCGTCGACGGGCCCGTCGGCGTCAACCGGCTGAAGACCGAGTACGGCAACGCGAAGCAGGGGACGACCCGCTACCGCGTCCGCCCGCACCAGAAGGTCGACGGCTCTGGCAACATCATCCGGACCGCCCTCCAGCAGCTCGAGGACGCCGGCTACGTCGAGACCAGCGAGAACGACGGCCGCCGCATCACCGGCGAAGGCCGCAGCCTGCTCGACGACACCGCCGGCGAGGTACTGCAGGACCTCGACCGTCCGGACCTCGAACGCTACGCGTAACCCGTCTGCTGTTCTCCCGTCTCTCTGAAAAGCGTCGAGCGGCTGGTCCGTGCAAGGGTCTTCACTTCGCTCAGACTCCGCCGCTTGTACGACAACACAGCCGCTCGCGGGTCGCATTCGCTCCCCGCTCGGGCTACTGAGGGTCTTCGCTTCGCTCAGACCCTCGCTATTTCCCGAAATCGTTTTCCGACCGAGCCAAGTAACTCTAGCCAGTCATGAGTGGCGACCCAAGCGAGGAGGAGCTTCGAGGAACTTCGCGAGAAGAAGATGGAACAGCTCAAAGAGCAACAGGAAGAGGGCGGGGACGCCGAGGCCCAGCAGGCCGCCCAGGAACAGGCGGAGGCCCAGAAGAAGGCCATCCTTCGACAGCACCTCACGGACGGCGCTCGCAAGCGGCTCAACACCGTCAAGATGTCCAAGCCGGAGGCCGGTGAGCAGGTCGAACAGCAAATCGTGTCGCTGGCCCGCTCGGGCCGACTCGGCCAGCAGATCGACGAGGAGCAGATGAAACAGTTGCTCTCGGAACTGACGCCCGACTCGAAGAGCTTCGACATCAAGCGCCGGTAGATGCGCTGTGGGTTGCTGTACAGCGCGGGGAAGGACTCGACGCTCGCGGCGCTGCTGTTAGACCCCTTCTACGAGATAACGCTCGTCAGTTGCACCTTCGGCGTCGTCGACCCCGTACCGGCCCGCGAGGCCGCAGCGAGCGTCGGTTTCGACCACGAGACGGTCGACTTGGACCCCGACGTCGCTCACGAGGCTGTCGAACGGATGCACGACGACGGCTTCCCGCGCAGCGGCATTCAACGGGTCCACGAGCACGCCGTCGAGACCGTCGCCGCCGGCGAATGGACAGAGACGATCGATGCCGTCGCCGACGGAACACGGCGCGACGACCGCGTGCCGACCGTCGAGCGGCCGTTCGCCCAGAGCGTCGAGGACCGCTTCGATATCGACTACCTGGCCCCTCTCGCGGGTATCGGCCGTGGGGCCATCGGCGAGATGGCCGCCGCGTCGCTCGACGTCGAGACCGGGCCGAGCGACGAGATTCAGAAGGGCGACTACGAAGTGGAACTCCGGGCGCTGCTCGCCGAGCGGTACGGCGAGGACGCCGTCGACGACGTCTTCCCCGAGCACACGCAGTCGCGGGTCCGCGGCCGTCGGTGACGGGTTCGCTCGGCGGCGTTTACTTTAGCAAGTATTGACTTAGAGAGCCAGAAAGCCCTGGCTGTTCACTCACAAAACCGCTTACCCAAACACGACCGGTCACTCAGCCCGAACGGACAGGTTCAAGCGCGCCCTCGCAGAAGGCGGGAACATGTACGACTCCGTCAAGGGCTTTCGTGATTTCTACCCCGAGGAGATGCAGTCCCGCCGATGGGTGATGGACACGCTCAAGGAGACGGCGCAACGCTACGGGTTCCGGGAAATCGGGACACCCGCACTCGAACCGACCGAGATGTACGTCGACAAGAGCGGCGAGGAGATCGTCGAAGAACTGTACAGCTTCGAGGACAAAGGCGGTCGCGAGGTGGCGCTGACCCCCGAGCTGACCCCGACCGTCGCTCGGATGGTCGTCGCCAAGCAACAGGCGCTCTCCAAGCCCATCAAGTGGGTGTCGACGCGGCCGTTCTGGCGCTACGAGCAGGTCCAGCAGGGCCGTTTCCGGGAGTTCTACCAGACCAACGTCGACATCTTCGGCTCCTCGGCCCCGGCGGCCGATGCCGAGGTGCTGGCCGTCGCCGTCGACATGCTCACC
This DNA window, taken from Haloarcula ordinaria, encodes the following:
- a CDS encoding site-2 protease family protein encodes the protein MSRPADDPPSPTEFSDLFFVTAVRRDGETVRYVGDSLVPPDTLVDELGPMFRERGYAVALQRRTDVTGPTDGGSATVAPATGRTAPYELVAEPAETTTGGVPWLNVVLLLVTIASTLYVGASRWYYIPVFEQPWRVFEAWPFVVAMLGVLGIHELGHYVAARYHGVDVTLPYFIPFPSLLGTMGAVINIRGRIPDRKVLFDIGVAGPLAGLVATAVVTVIGLSLDPITVPERVADGGGGYVITFQDPLLLQVLEYLVRTAGLGSEYGPGTAVHPIVFAGWAGMFFTFLNLLPVGQLDGGHIVRAILGRRQETVAAAVPGGLFALAGFLYFTRDPPPVGFGVWTLWVFWGLFATGLAYAGPASPTVDDALDRRRVALGVATFALGLACFTPVPFEIVAA
- the thiL gene encoding thiamine-phosphate kinase: MDEQAALALIGDRLLAAGDDCAVVDGQVITTDMLHDRTDFPDGTTRYTAGWRAVGASLSDVAAMGAQATAAVAVYGVPEFDAEDLLSFVDGASDVCTAVGAEYVGGDLDGHDEFTVATTALGDVEDPVLRSGATPGDAVCVTGTLGRTGVALDLFEQGDVERANDLFRFEPRVAAGVALRPYATAMLDSSDGLARSLHQLTAASDCGAAVESPLPIDERVDDVADSDEERRELGLFVGEDFELVCTVPEADLAAAREAVPCPLHHIGRVTESGVTLDGEPLPDRGYSH
- a CDS encoding 30S ribosomal protein S19e; this translates as MTTLYDVPAEDLIEALTETLAEEDDIEAPEWAAFTKTGVDKELPPEQEDFWQRRAASLLRKVAVDGPVGVNRLKTEYGNAKQGTTRYRVRPHQKVDGSGNIIRTALQQLEDAGYVETSENDGRRITGEGRSLLDDTAGEVLQDLDRPDLERYA
- a CDS encoding DUF7123 family protein; translation: MSATVSPSTKEEPSKEERLKSFLTEKAADGEMYFKSKFIADEVGLSPKEIGALMVKLKDSATEIEVEKWSYTSATTWRIEPA
- a CDS encoding DUF7411 family protein; translation: MRCGLLYSAGKDSTLAALLLDPFYEITLVSCTFGVVDPVPAREAAASVGFDHETVDLDPDVAHEAVERMHDDGFPRSGIQRVHEHAVETVAAGEWTETIDAVADGTRRDDRVPTVERPFAQSVEDRFDIDYLAPLAGIGRGAIGEMAAASLDVETGPSDEIQKGDYEVELRALLAERYGEDAVDDVFPEHTQSRVRGRR
- a CDS encoding lysylphosphatidylglycerol synthase transmembrane domain-containing protein, producing MDESGWATVLGFAGTLVVLSALVLVVGIDDTVSALTRADPTALVLVLGIAVVWLTSWGLALWTILRALNAPIPVSTAVLLFAGAVFSNNITPFGQAGGEPLSALLISTAADSEYETGLAAIASVDTVHFVPSVGYAIIGFTFVAAGAVRLGRNLLFAAGAVAALAIGLPVAAYLGWRYRYELETAVVSLFTPVIRLLGRIAPRRSPPTPRMIENRIESFFAAIDRVAADRRTLVQTLGFSAFGWACLAASLWTSLYAVGFTVPPSTVLLVVPVGSIASLAPLPGGSGAIEAVLVTLLVSTAPVPAAAATSAVLIHRSATFLLPTLVGSGVATMLGIDRAVELNQDDD